Genomic segment of Thamnophis elegans isolate rThaEle1 chromosome 17, rThaEle1.pri, whole genome shotgun sequence:
gggggggattagaggCAGAATCTTGCACAGgagcttacacacacacacacacacacacacacacacacacacacacacagagcatccCTCCTAGCAGGGGTCGGGAACCACCAAGGTCCCTTGATGACTTGAGGgcttcaactccccgaattcctCAGCCTGGCTGcctcaaggaattctgggagttttagtCCACCATCGTCATCCAAGGGCCctgggtccccccccctccccgtatagggacccccaccccctttccttGTCCAGATCTCAGGGCTGACAATGTAGCTGTGGTGCTGGCGCCCTCTACTGGTGAGTGCTGGGAGTGCCCGTGATTGCAATTCAGTATTTCCCAACCAAGGGATTGTAAAAGAGTTTAAGAGGGGGGGGATATGCAATTGGCAGAGGGTCTCCTGATTCCCATCTTCCTGGGCCTTTCCTAGTGTGGGGCTCCCGGCGCTGTGAGCTGAACTGCCGTCCCCTCGGCTACCGTTTCTACGTCCGTCACACGGAGAAAGTGCAGGACGGGACTCCCTGTGAGGCCTCGTCCCAGGACATCTGCGTGGCCGGCCAGTGCCTCGTGAGTCGCTCGGCTTCCGGGGAACAGAGccggggtcccttccaactctccagAGCGCTGCTCGGAAGGGccttttgggggagggagggaggcgggggaatCCCCTGGATCCTCAGCGGGATCTATTTCCAGACCCCCGGCTGTGATGGGATCCTGGGATCGAATCGCACCCTGGACGAGTGTGGGGTCTGCGGAGGAGACCACACCGCCTGCAAACTGGTGTCGGGCAACTACAGCGAGACCAACGTGCCCATCGGCTACCACCGCATCCTGCAGATCCCGGCGGGGGCCACCCAGATCCAAATCCGGGAAATGTCCCGCAGCCCCAACTATCTGGGTAGGTCCAAGACGGAGGATTCTCCTTGTTCCCATTATCCCAGGAGGCCACGCGTGACGTGAGATCTCCCTGGCATTGCGTGGCCAGAAGGAGGGTCCGGGGGTCAGCAGGGCTGGGTGTGGAATGACACGagacccctcctccttcccccccatccACCCAGCCCTCCGTACCCAGAACGGCAAATCCATCATCAACGGCAACTGGGCGGTTAACCCTCCCGGACACTACGAGGCAGCGGGCACCGTCTTCATCTACAGGGaccaggaggagggggagctccTGACGGCCGATGGACCCACCACCAGGCCCGTAGAATTGTATGTGAGTAGTGGGGGGCCGCTCCGGATGGCCTTGGCTGCTTGAGGGCCCATGTGGCACCAGGACTTTCTGGGAGGGGGGCAAAGGGGGCATAGAGGAGAGGACGGGGTGAGTAGCTGCCACTTTCCTTGTCCCCCGTCCCCCCCGCCCGCAGATGATCTTCCAGCAAGACAACCCCggggtttcctaccagttcttgcTGGCTCAGCCGGAGGATTCCCACCGCAACGCCCGGAGGCCTCAGGAGGGGTTTGGTGAGCAGCTTTTCCCACCCCCTTTTCGGGTCCGTGTTCAAGTCTTCCCACACCGGGAGCTCCCTCCAGCCCTGCAATTCTTCAACCAGAGGGTTAGAGCTTGACACAGATAGCCCCCGATTTGCACCtgctgctgtggcctagagggggagctctcgcctcaccacCAGGAGTTTGTGAGTTCAATTCTAGGCAAAGGCAGatgtaaggggttggactagatgacctgcagggTCCCTTCCAAGGCTGTTAAtctgcttagtgactgtttgaagttaacacagcactgaaaaagtgacttttcacacttacgaccggcACAGCCTCCCTGTGGCCATGTGATAggaattcagacccttggcagctgactcgtatTTGTGACGACTGTGGTGGTCCTCTTTTTGCGACCGTCTGAGAAataggggggaagccagattcacttaacaaccatgttactaacatggtgattcgcttaacaactgtggcaaaatgaGGCGAAACCCACTtggctgccttgcttagcaacagaaatgttattattatttattattattgtttattaaatttataggccgcccaatcccgcaggactccatcgtggtcgtaagccgaggaccgcCTGTAAGCCACTCTAGTGAAACCTCCCATCTCTTTCCAGGCGCTTTGGCCGCGGTGGAGCCTCCAGCTGGCAGGGCACGTCAGCTGCCTTCGGCCCCCCGACGGAGCCCTGTCCCAGGCCAGCCGCCCCCCTCCTCTGCCTCGTGGGGCAGCCCCCGTGAggcccctccccctcctgccccGGCGAGCCAATCGCGGAGGAGCCTGGAGACTCTGCAGCGCAGCGCCCGGGTCCCACCCCTcccgcctcccccaccccccgtccGGCTCCTCTCCGAACCCGGCCAGGACTTCGCCTGGAGGCGGTTCGGCAACACGGAGTGCTCTGCCTCCTGCGGGAAAGGTGAGTCGGGAAGGGCGGAGAGGCCACGCCCCTTCCTGCCAATTCCTAGGCAGGTGGACTGCTGCTGAGCAGGGAGGTTCAGCGTTTGCTCTGAGCCACTGGGGTCTCCTTTGGAGAATAACAccgtgatgatgatgatgatgaggaggaggaggaggaggaggaggaggctaatACTATGAGGACAGTCCATGATTTTGCCTGGATTCTCCACGGGGCATTTCAGGTGATCCCGTTCCGAACTCAGGGCAAAGATCAAACTTGCCGTACTTCTTGTGTCAGCCGTGGGGAGAGACAAGGAGCTGCGGAGACCCCCAAAAGTTTTGCTCTGAGTGTTTTTTGACCCCCTCCATCCTCCCTCAGCGTGAcggttttccttcccttcccttccaggcTTCTGGAAGTCCGTCTACCGCTGCGTCTCTCGCGCTTCCCAGGAGGAAGTCGGGGAAGAAAAATGCCACCAGATCCCCAAACCACTTGTGGAGGAAGAGATCTGCAACACGGATCCCTGCCCGGCCTTGTAAGCCGCCAAACcttccctcgcccccccccctccccacaacctCCCCTCCTCCCATGGCTGAGCCCAGCACCAGAGATTCAGGGTCCGGAGGGCGTCTCCCTGGCCATCCAGTCGGCCCAGTGGCAGGGAGGGGGGCTCGGCCAAGAGATCCCCCAACTGTTTTGCGTTGGGGACCACCACCCCCCGAGTAAACGTCTTTGGAGCACAAGGGTTGGATCTAACTTTGCAGCCTCTGGTGATCTGGAAAGGTTTTCCCCTCCCTACGGTGGTTTTATCCTTCTGCGCAAAGCGGATTACGGCCTGGCTGGAATTTGTGAGCCACGGAATCTGTTCCCGTGGAGGTGGGGGGTGGAAAGCACTTTCTCCTGGATCTTTTTCCCTGCTGCTTAACTCGCTGGGTGCCCAAGGCAGGACCCACCacccttaaacactcaaagagccgttTGGACACAGAAAagaaacaccgggagccacagaaACCTTCCcttgcctgactatttcctgagcagctaCAAAACTAGTTGAATTAAACGCTCTGTTTACTtctgaaacttttattttcttggatttaaccatGGTCGGCCTACCGGCGGTCGAAAAGCTCAAAATATTGCGGGCCggcgggtgtcgcacattggtggtTGGGAGGCGTATTtcgagcgacagggagccacagcagagggaggaaggagccACTTGCGGCTCCGGAGCTGCCGTCTGCTGCTCCCTGGCCGAAGGGAAACGATTAAATATCAGCCGCTTTCGAAACGTGCGACACTCTCAAATCGTAATGGTGGCGTTTTGCAATTCCCCGTTTCGCTTGTTGTACGTTTCAGCTGGGATGCCGGCGAGTGGTCGGCCTGCAGCCGGTCTTGCGGCCCCGGAACTCAGCACCGCCAGGTCCTTTGCCGGCAGATCTACGCCAACCGCACCACCATGGTGCACCCCCAGCGCTGCGGCCACCTGGAGAAGCCGGAGGCTACCCAGGACTGTCAAGTCCACTTCTGCAGCCACTGGGAGGTCCAGTCCAACTGGAGCTCGGTGAGGCAGCCGTGGGGGGGttagtgggtgggtgggaggggggtgtCGCTGTGCCCAGCCTCCCTCCTGGGCATTGGAGCCTGTGTCCAAGAGCAGGGCACCCATTTTCCCCCAGGGAGCCAGGAGAAAAATCTCCCCAGGTGGTCCTTGACGTACAACACTTCGTTAGTGTTTGAAGTTAGCAatgcaaaaaagtgacttacgatcctctctcacacttacgaccattgcagcatccccttgtgATGAAAatccggatgcttggcaaccgactcgtatttatgacggttgcagtgtccaaagTCAGTGTGCAACCCAGATTCACTCAGCCACTGTGTGTGGCTAATTTAACAGCCGCAGTGATTCgctttaacaactgcggcaagaaaagtgGCAAAGTGggacaagactcacttaacacacttcttgcttagcaacatgaattgtggttgtaagttgagacccCCACTGTGTTTATTTCCCaagggcttccccccccccccgtgtttaTTTCCCAAGAGCAGGATTCCACCCCTGGGGTCACCGCGGTCCTTCCGGCCTCCCCCAGAGCCACCGCCACCAATTTCTAAATCAGCCTTTGCACCCGTTTATCTCCGGTGCAGACTGGACACTAAATGGATCGCCGGGCTCTGCCTTTGGCCGCAAGAAATGTGGGAACTGCCCCCTTTAATGCCGTGGCTTTGGGCCCTTCTgctccttttctcccctccctccccccctcccagtgcTCGGCCCTTTGTGGCCCAGGCCACCGGACACGCCGCGTGAGCTGTGTCAGTAACCACGGAGAGCTCTTGAGGGACACGGACTGTCCGGAGAACCACCGGCCCCAGAGCAGCGAGCCGTGCACCATGGGCCCTTGTGTGCGGAGCTGGTTTTACAGCGACTGGAGCAACACAGTAAGAAGAATGCCGACCccctttcccacccaccccccagtttTCAGACCCTTCCGAAGCTGGTCAGGACGTTGACatcctttcccccccacttttgacGCGGCTCCCTTCGTCTCTTCCTCCGCTGGATTCTTGCGGCCGCCGGAACGTTCGGGTTGGGGGAAATCAAGGCGAAAGCGGATCCTGACGTTCTTGCCGTCCTCTTTCAGTGCTCGGCTGACTGCGGCACCGGCATTCAGCGCCGCTCGGTGGTCTGCCTCTCCAGCAACGCGGACGGGCAGGCGGACGAAGACTGCGCCACCCCCAGGCCCTCCGACATGCGGGCTTGCGACGGAGGGCCCTGCCAACGGGTGACTCGGTGGTACAAAGGGCCCTGGAGTTCGGTAAGGGCCGGTGGAGCTCCCCCTGGGTTTCTCCAGCCTTTCCTGGCCCCCAAACCTCTGTCGCAACGGCTGGAACACCCCTGTTGCTGGGGGGAGTGTTGACATGACCGCCACCTTCCAGGAttcgaggggctgccccaaaaaagatggggggctgggggggagtttcaacttattttccaaagcaccaaaaggcaagatggaaactaaccaaggaaagaatcaacctggaactaaggagaaacttcccaaccgtgaggacaattagccagtggaacagcttcccactAGACATTCTGGGTGCGCCCAACACAAGAGGTTTTAaagaggaggttggactagaaggcctccaaggtcccttccagctctatagtGAATGACAGGGCTGTTCtcgaccccccccccagggaccCCCACTATTTTCTGCCCCTCAGTGACTCCTGCCCTCTTTCCCTAGTGCTCGGTCGAATGCGGTTATGGGACCCAGAGACGGGACATCATCTGTGTCAGCAAAGAGGGGACACAGTTCAGTGTGACGGAGGCCGCCGAGTGTGCCCACTTGGAGAAGCCCCCTCCTCTCCAGCCCTGTGTCGGGACGGACTGTGAGGCCCGCTGGTTTTCCACCAACTGGAGCACAGTGAGTGTGGAggcttttttccttttgaaacaacttttttttattttttattacatattttaacttcttttattgTCCCCCTTCTACATTTTCTGttatgcatagttcattttacatcctattttcaattttcacatttcagtccttttttatttccattccctATTTTCCAGCTTAACTTTAATTTCTTCCTAATAGATAAACAATATCATCCTCATTGCCTCTCCAAGTTCTTCAAATTTCACGAATCATTTCCGTCTATTATTCTGTCTTACCATCAATAACACACGCATATCCTCAGATTTAATTGTATACAGTAAACATTTCACATAGTTAATGATCcacaattaatagtattaatctaTTTCCCTCCCATCGTATTGGCTATATAAACCATTGGCTACATTTACcgaatttcattctattccactggtaaatcctttcccttcttccctcctttcagcCTTTTCCTCTTCGCCTCTCAGGAAACCTCTCTTCTCTCCATCCATTCGCCTAACATGTTCTTGTTCTTGCAATTTCCGTATTCTTTCTGTccaatattttttctcctttttaattatattgttgtagtgggggggggcaggcttttttttgtggggtggggggtaCAAAACCCCTTCCATGCCAAGCTACCCACACCCCTCTCCACCCAGAGAGGCTTCCCTGATTCAGGAAAAACGTTACGGAGCTTTGATTTGTGTTAATATCACTCCGAATTTATAATCAATGGGGGGGGGTGCAGAACTAGGGAAGGGGGAGGGActttgatctcccccccccccaatgtttccTTTTGCCCCCACAGTGCTCCAGGTCCTGCCAGGGGGGCGTCCAGGCGAGAGAAGTCCAGTGTCTGACGCAGAACAAGACCTTAAGCGCTGGCTGCCCCCTCCACCTCAAACCAGCCACCAAGCGTCCTTGCAACAGCCAGCCCTGTCTTCCTTCGCTTGGTAAGCCCCCCCctcaattcctcccccccccaaggaaagTGGGGTGAGAAAGACGGCAGAGCAaacgagggaggggggaatgtctCTGCTCTTTATAGCCAGTTCGGtacttattgggggggggaagtgagaAAGATCCTCCCCATTCGTTTATTTTCCTCCGTGTTTGAGTTGTTCCCCTGTCCACTGGGGGCCTCAAACTTCTCCCCCACCTCTTCTTCTCCCCTTTTCCCTCCGGTAGATGCGACTTGCCGGGACAAGTACCCCAACTGTGCGGTGATTGTGCAAGCTCGCCTGTGTGTGTATTCGTACTACCAGTCTGCGTGCTGCGTCTCCTGCTCACACGCCTTGGAGAGGCGGCACGTGGGGGACCCCAGCCGGTAGCATCGGCGGATTCAGGCCAAGGGGGTctgcctcctgcccccccccttgcttcaatgggggaagagaggggggtgGGCTGAGAAGGGAGCCCCCAAGCTCCAGGAGGACCCACCAGCATGTCTCCCATAAGGAAGCcaatcttttgggggggggcatagcCTCAGCACCCCAGCTTTTGCACTGGTGCCTCTGCAGCGGCAGGGAAGAGTGCAGAGCAATGAGGCACGGATTGGCTCATGGACGTTGGAACTCCCCCCCCCGGCTGTGGCACATGGAACTTCAGAGGATTGGAGGCTTTGGAACCCCACAGCCcacccctctcacacacacacacacccgtgaGGCCAACGCCGGATGTCTGTTATATTCTTGCTACTGGTTTTTATTTCCTGGACACACCAAAGTTCTTTTCACCAAAGATTCaggaaaaacagaagaagaaaacacACCGAGAAAGGATCCGGTTAAGGGTCCATCCCGGGAACCGTTTCCTGAATTTGCAAAAATTTAGTCTCTGGGAAGAAACATCTGCGGCTCCAGATGCAAGAAACCCAGAGTGAAATTTCAGAGTGCTTTTTTCATGCTGCCTTGGAGTTGGGGGGAAAGAGTGCTGTGCTTTTTGGCTTTCTATACCAGGGGTCCCCCCAAacatggccactttaagacttgttgacttcaactcccagaattccccagccagcttctgggacttgaagtccacaagtcttaaaagtggccaagtttgaagacccccccctccccaccagaaaGGACATAAAACAAATGACAGTATTTATCAAAGGAAAAGTTACAAAGAGGATATGTtgtgttacattttcatcatccACAAtggatattccccccccccccaattcctttTCTGTGTCTTTTTTAGAAAGGAAGCAGCCCTTTTCCCGCAGGGCAGCTAATTCCAGCAAGTCCTTAAATTTAGAATAGACtacaataacaagagttggaagggaccttggaggtcttctagtccaaccccctgcttaggcagggaagccTCTTCCATTTCAgaccaaatggttgtccaatctctttttaaaaacctccaatgttgaagcattcacaacttctggaggcaagcagttttgctggttaattgttcctaACGTGTTGATATCAATTCTTCTAAATTTTGAGATCCAGCCGTTAAAACGTCCCTTTTCCCTCGGATGTGCAACAACATAAAAGATGCAGCAGCTGGGCCGAAAAATCTGGTTATCCCAACCTTGAAAATGGTTCCTACAGAGTGctcagattatatatatatatacaaaaatataaatataaatctatatattttatatagagagaaatgTCTATGATAAAGCtgaatgtatgccgattagtttTGCCCATCTGTTTGTCCCCTTCATTTCCCCCCCCTGTCCaaatcttaatttattttttattaaagattatttGATTTTAACCCAAGGCGGTTCTTGTCTTCGCTTTAAGGAGGGAGTTTGCAGGGAGGAAAAGggcccggggtgggtgggtggggaggaaaagggcccggggtgggtgggtggggggtcttttttttttttgcaatttgcgGGGTGCCTTTGTTAAAACGGGGCCGCAGGGACAATGGAGCTGCCCCAGCCAGGCGCACTCTATCTCAGTCCTCTGGAGCAAGCAGTTGGAGCAGACCAATTCGGAGGATGCTCCAGATGCATGGAAGTGAATTAGGGGAGGGGGAATCTTTCCCCCAGCGCCCCCTTTTCCAGCTGCGCCTCCCAACTTGTTTCAGGGGGGCAGAATTAACTCCTGGGCTATTGCACTTCGAAGCGCCCCTTGCATTCGGGCTGCGTGGGCGAAGGGGGGGCGAAGAGCGCTTGTTCCACGCGAGCCCAGAGAGGCGCGCGCGGATCcccggggaagaggaggaggaggagcctctTCGCACGCGCCTGCGCACAAGCGCCTCTCCCCGGggaagggagtgtgtgtgtggggggggcgaAAGAATGAGGCGCCGCCACGCATGCGCCCTGCTTGGCCCTTCCGCGCAGGCACCGCCGCGGCCACCCCTCCGCCGCCTCTCCGCGCGGGGGTCTCGCTGGACtcgagggtgggggggagaggggcgaCGAGGGGACCCCCGAAGGAAGCGGcgaccccccccttccttttttttctctcctttttttctcccccccccttggccCCGCCCCGCTTCCTTTCCCGCGAAGGACCCTCAGGCGCGGCGCGGGCAGCCCCGGCTGGGCCCGGcagaggcggcggcggcgcggTGAGTGCGGCGGGGGCCGATGGGCTCTGGAGTCCTCCCGCAGGGGCGCAGAGGAGGGAGGGGgcgtctccccccacccctcctgggGACCCCCTGGCGGCGGAGGAGCCTCCCtgcgagtgggtgggtgggtggggaggttcGTTTGGTAGGGGATGATGGGGGGTGTAGTCCCGGGGCAGCTGGAGACCGTCCCCGCCTTTGCCCTTCTCCTCTCCGCCCCCCAGGACCCCGCAAAGAGGGTGGGGGGCACCTGGAGCAGATGCGCCCCCCCAAGAGACCCCCCCCACTtttgcaaagcccccccccctttgcccccccaggtctcccccctcccctccctttgggtgcttcctccccccccctcctcgggacacacacacacacacacacacacagaggcttgCAAAGGGGGGGGTGCGTTGTTGCAAACGTCGCAGCTCCTGCGGGGTCTCTTGCAAAATCGCTGCCGGCGGAAGAGGCGCCGCTTCCTCCCCTTGGCAGCTGCACCGGAGGGGAATGGGCAGGGGACCCATTGGAGGACCCTTCCCCAGGCCCTCTGCAGCGGTCAGGAGGCCCTGGACTCCCACTCCCATCATCCCAGCAAAGCCATGGGCTCTGGAGTCTCGCCCGCTGGGAAGCCtggtctcctcccccccccgttctgggggtggggagggggctggagTCTCCCCCCCACCATGGGGGGTGGGCTTGGAGGCAGAGCTCCCTCCCTGCAGGGTTGGGGGGAGatcggggaagggggggggatgatgGGAATCAGAGTTGAGCAATGCTGGGACTCCGGGgtctttggggtgggggtggggggtgctggagtctcccccccccctatgaGGGGTGGGCTTGGAGGCAGAGCTCCGTCCctgcagggggtgggggtgattggggaggggggggatgatGGGAATCAAAGTTGAGCAATGCTGAGACTCCCACTGGGTCTTTGGATGCGAAAGCCCCCCCTTTGGAGGGTCTGCGCCGGAGACCCCACTGCGGCTgctctccttcccaccctcctcctcctcctcctctctgccaaGCTCCTCCATTAACGCCGGGACGTCCTGGGAGAGACGTCTGGAGTTTTTTTTGCCGCAAAGCAAGTTTGGAGAGTGTGTTTAAGGCAGCCTTAATTACACTCCCCGCTTTTATAAAGATGCAAATTGGCTTCTCGGAGGGTGATGACAGCTGCCCAGCCAGgcaggtgtttgtgtgtgtctgtgtgtgtgcggggGTGCTTGGCCAGGTGAGCGAGCGGCTGGATCCCAAAGGGATACCTGGCTTGCTACCTCCGCCCGCTGGGAACGTCCCCCCACCCACCCGGGTTCTTCATCACCTGGAAGCCTGGAATCGGCTTGGATTTAGCTCTGGTCGCCGGAAGGGAAGCATCCCCTCCgtcctaggggggggggggaaacaggggggggggtctctttgCAAGCTGCGTGCGCCAAATGTCCTTCCAGGATTTCTGCTTTCCAGGAGGGATCTCCAGTTACAGGGCTCCTGCCAGAAgtcagaggggagggaggggctgaggCTGACTTCCAAGCACCCCCCGAGAccccctctttttcctctctcctttttctctcctctccccagcAGCTGTGAAGAGTCATCCTCCAGCCGAATCCCTTGGCgagtgtccccccccccgccctctgaAGATGGCCGACTCCACCGGTGCCGCGGAGGCGCGTCCGAACCGGGCCGAGGGGCCGAGAAGATAGAAATGAAACAGGCAAGTGGCGCGGCTTTAACATCTCTCTCTTGGATGAAGCCACTTCCTAAgcgcttctttctctctccccccttcagaaaagccccccccccccttaaaatccTTAGTTGAGTTTAAAGTGGACGGCCTCCTCTTGGGCCTCCCCGAGGATTTCCACTTCGGCCCCGATCGGGCATCGTCCCCCTgtgttttccagcaagccagttTGTGGCTATGAATGGTGGCTTGTGAGCCGCAGAGGGTGAGTTCGCACAACCGGCCCGGCTGAGAACAGAGCGGTTGCCCTCCACCTGTGCTGAGTCAGTGCCGCTGTTCCCGACAGGTGGGGGCCACGAGGGGAATGaccccctccacccaccccaccaAGTGGTTTCCCCACACGCGTGTCTGTGGGTGACTCACGGGCTGGCAGGGGCCCCGGGAGAACCGTGTGACTCAGCCACACGGCTGCCTGGACTTGCCTTTCTTCCGCCTGGGAAAGAGGAggccgcttcccccccccctctccttcctggaGCGGCTGAGGGTTCAAGTCCTGCTCCCAAGGTGAGGCGTCAACATCCGTGGCTCCTTCCTTCCATGGGTGCCAGGGTGCATCTCCTGTGCGGTGGACCCATATTGCCcagctggggtgggggggcttatGGAAGGCGGCAATTCCTCTCGTTGAAGCGGGGGCCCAGGCTGTTCCCCCGGAGGGGAGCACCGTCTTCTGCCCTGCGTGGTTGGCTGGGCGCGGGGCCTTCTTTGGGAGTGGCCCCCTTCTCTTTTGAGTGGCTAACTCGGGAGGAAAAGGCGGAGTAGGGAACCAGAAGAGAGAGGGCTAGAAACTTGAGATGGATGCACGGGGGAAGTCAGAGggtggcagaagaagaaggatgCAGCTTGAGGGGGACGGTTGTAGGACTGAGCAACTTCCTAGTCCCTCTTGAGCACTGCGGCGTGAATGCGGAAAGACCCCTCTGGTTTCTTCTCCCAAAGAGAAAGTGTCTTGTTCTGTTCATCTGGGCTGACAGCCCCGATCCCCTCTCGACTCTCCCACCCCCAATTCCCCAAACCGGCTCTTGAAATGGGGGGTTCGACACGGAGCGAGGGACGCTTGGCGCACGGTGCACGTGACTCTTGATGATGGCCGTACTtttggtcttattttttggggggaggcgaAGGGCGTTGGTGAAATCCGCCAAGCGCTGAGCAGGGGAGAAAGGCAGGCCCCGTAATGGGAAACAGATGCCTGCAGATGTCTGAGTGAGGGGGGGGGCTGCTTGCATGGGCCGATGGCCGTCCCTGTGTGATGAACTTGGGGGGAGAGGAGCTCCCGAAACACTCCCAGCAACGCTTGCGAGttaagaaagggggggaaagaccGGAGGCGCATGGAATTTTAAACTTTGGATGGAGTGGAGCCTCTGTGTTCGAGGGCACTCTACCTGTAAGCCGGGTGGAGAGGCGGAGAGCGTTTGCAGGTGGGCATCTGTGCGGGGCTGAGCTGGCCTCGACTCAGCCcatcaagcctccccccccctcccagatgCAGATTCCGGCAGCTGCCGAGCTCCGGTTTCTTGGTCTCTGTACTCCCTTTGAGGGAGGGCACCTGGgtggagggtgggtgggggggctgaCTTGCACCTCGGCCCTAAGAGACCCCCCCCACTCCTTCGGCAAAGAAGAGCCTGCATTTTGGACCCAATGATGTTAGGAAGGGCTTCAATCGGTGGATCAGTCGTGGTGAGGGGCGGATGGCAGCTTTGGAAACTGGCAACACCAAAAAAATCCCCCAGTGGATTAAATTGATTTTCCTGTTGGTTAAAAAAAtcccacatctctctctctctctctctctctctctctctctctctctctctttctttctttctttctttctttcttcttctttctttctctttctttctctttcttcctttctttcttccctccttcctttttctttcttcctttctttctttctttctttctttctctttctttctctctctctctttctttcctcctttctttctttctttgtttctttatttttctctttctttctctttctttctttcttctttctttctctttctttctttctctttctttctcttcctttcttccctccttccttcctttttctttctttctttctttctttttctttctttcttccctccttcctttctctttctctctctttcctcctctttctttctttccttctctttttttcttccttccttccttcctttcttccttccctcctttctctttctctctctcttccttccttccttccttcctttctccctctttctctctctctctctctctctctctgtgtctgtctggaGGCAGAATTGCTAGAGAGAAGCGCTACTTGCCTGCGTAGAAAGGATCCGGATGATAAGCCCGG
This window contains:
- the ADAMTSL4 gene encoding ADAMTS-like protein 4 isoform X2; the protein is MGAAGQSRIGRFCLAVFSLTFSLVALSLASEKVAPRTPRQTSGEEAAESRAPGVWGSWGSWSSCSQPCGLGVLERTRSCQSPYQRDPWAGRTDGAPRPAGAQQQQQQQQQRSHYRERLPRPSGRWPAFPLRSDGNSWSASSVYRGNPHGSTNRHVRQEAGAAAEGTVPASRSEAPRDSNPFFEATRSWGTPLGREGFPSQPRPQRPSTAGGSRTPAQKVIPLYKPARQGGREGGWSQEEESPGSWAASPIPDPQADWRSRVRETIKPGKYGYGRVPFALPLHKGLSEEEGSPRFKRHHGEKTGETPPSSAPSSLLPAAKEEQPWGETPWSPGAERLEGLAGAPEDPTGEAVGLKSRPSGEGDSAAPSSPPQQGPPSAEEEPRGNIPGRPPRPQEDSSSTSHAGGSRVAAEGAGGFSSQRPPPHAPKDLRRAPPVPKSQISASQDKGPGRGPNPRATPGRPPRLSLDPHLPSSRARSRNQRQQQQPQPRGGGRGPRPSHHLFVDQPGLRGPSEADIWLLHRGSPLPLHAGWQRPQAETPQWNLYAPGTETFHCEGENRQFRACRQQPCPPDRPDPRTVQCAAYNDQEFMGRFYQWEPFTEVWGSRRCELNCRPLGYRFYVRHTEKVQDGTPCEASSQDICVAGQCLTPGCDGILGSNRTLDECGVCGGDHTACKLVSGNYSETNVPIGYHRILQIPAGATQIQIREMSRSPNYLALRTQNGKSIINGNWAVNPPGHYEAAGTVFIYRDQEEGELLTADGPTTRPVELYMIFQQDNPGVSYQFLLAQPEDSHRNARRPQEGFGALAAVEPPAGRARQLPSAPRRSPVPGQPPPSSASWGSPREAPPPPAPASQSRRSLETLQRSARVPPLPPPPPPVRLLSEPGQDFAWRRFGNTECSASCGKGFWKSVYRCVSRASQEEVGEEKCHQIPKPLVEEEICNTDPCPAFWDAGEWSACSRSCGPGTQHRQVLCRQIYANRTTMVHPQRCGHLEKPEATQDCQVHFCSHWEVQSNWSSCSADCGTGIQRRSVVCLSSNADGQADEDCATPRPSDMRACDGGPCQRVTRWYKGPWSSCSVECGYGTQRRDIICVSKEGTQFSVTEAAECAHLEKPPPLQPCVGTDCEARWFSTNWSTCSRSCQGGVQAREVQCLTQNKTLSAGCPLHLKPATKRPCNSQPCLPSLDATCRDKYPNCAVIVQARLCVYSYYQSACCVSCSHALERRHVGDPSR